Genomic DNA from Acidisoma sp. PAMC 29798:
ACCCTATGGCAGACCGTCACCCGCGCATCGCCTCCGTCACCGACCGCGTACGGGCTCGTAGCGCGCAATCCCGCGCGGCCTATCTCGCGCGGACACAGCGGAGCGCCGACGCCTTTCCGGCGCGGGCTGGCCTGTCCTGCGCCAATCTCGCGCATGCCTATGCGCCGATGACGGCGGGGGAGAAGCTGAAGCTTGCCTCCGGCGCTGCGCCGAATATCGGCATCATCACCTCCTATAACGACATGCTCTCGGCCCATCAGCCTTATGAGCAGTATCCCGATATCATTCGCGCGGCGGCCCGCGCGGCCGGCGGCTTGGCCCAGGTCGCGGGGGCGACACCCGCGATGTGTGATGGTGTCACCCAAGGCAACCCGGGCATGGAGATGTCGCTATTTTCGCGCGACATCATCGCCATGAGCGCGGCCATCGGCCTGTCCCACAATGTGTATGACGCGGCACTGATGCTGGGCATCTGTGACAAGATCGTGCCGGGTCTGGTGATCGGCGCCCTGCAGTTCGGCCATCTGCCGACTATCTTTGTGCCCGCCGGGCCGATGACATCGGGCATTTCAAATGCCGAGAAGGCCAAGACGCGGCAGCAATATGCGCTCGGCGAATGCGGGCGCGACAAGCTGCTGGAGTCGGAAATGAAGGCCTATCACGGGCCGGGCACCTGCACCTTCTATGGCACTGCCAATTCCAATCAGATGCTGATGGAAGTCATGGGCCTGCATCTGCCGGGCGCGGCCTTCGTGCATCCCAATACACCGTTGCGGGATGCGCTGACGGCGGCGGCGGCAAAGCGCGTGCTGGAGATTACGGCGCGGGGCAATGACTTCACGCCCATCGCCGAAGTGGTGGATGAGAAAGCCGTCATCAACGGCATTGTGGCGCTGATGGCGACCGGCGGCTCGACCAACCACACCATCCATCTCGTCGCCATGGCGCGGGCGGCCGGCATTGTGATCACCTGGGATGATTTCGACGATATCTCTGCTGTCACGCCGCTGCTCGCCCGCATCTATCCGAACGGAAAGGCGGATGTGAACCACTTCCACGCCGCCGGCGGCATGGCCTTCCTGATCGGCGAATTGCTCGATGCCGGGCTGCTGCATGAGGATGTGACCACGGTCGCGGGCGGTGGCCTCTCTGCCTATCGGCAGGAACCGGCCTTGGTGGACGGCGCCCTGGTCTGGCGGGATGGCTTGGCCGAAAGCGGCGATGCCTCGGTCTTGACGCGCGCCGCACGGCCCTTCTCGGCCGATGGCGGGTTGCGCCTGATGCAGGGCAATCTCGGTCGGGGCGTCATCAAGATTTCGGCGGTGGCGCCAGAGCATCGCCATGTCCGGGCACCCGCGATCGTCTTCGACACGCAGGAGGAGGTGGCGGCGGCCCATAAGCGGGGCGAGTTGCAGCGCGATTTCGTCTGTGTCGTCCGCCATCAAGGACCGCGCGCCAATGGAATGCCGGAGCTGCATCGGCTGACGCCGGTGCTGGGTGCCTTGCAGGACCAGGGCTTTCACGTCGCCTTGGTGACGGACGGCCGGATGTCCGGCGCGTCGGGCAAGGTGCCGATGGTGATCCATCTCAGCCCCGAGGTGATGATGGGCGGTCCGGTCGGGCGTGTGCGCACGGGCGATATCGTGACGCTGGACGCCGAGGCGGGCACCTTGATGGCGGAAGTGTCCGACGCCGAATGGACTGCCCGGGAGATTACCATCGCGCCGCATGATCCTTTGGCGGAGTCGATGGGGCGCGGCTTGTTCGAGGGGATGCGCGCGCGGGCGCTGACCGCCGAGGAAGGCGCCTAGAGTTTCGCCGCCTAGGCGTCTTTTTCTTCGTCTTCGTCCGCCTCGTCGTCGTCGTCCTCGCCATCTTCGTCCTCATCGGTATCGATGATGGCGAGGGTCGCACCGACGGCCGCGACCTCGTCCTCATCGACCACAATGGTCTGAAGGACTCCGGTCGCGGGGCTTTCGAGGTCCATGTCGAGTTTCGGCGTGCTGATGACGGCGACGACCTCGCCTTCGATCACCGAATCGCCCTCTGACTTCACCCAGGTGCGCATCTGACCCTCGATGACGTCTTCGCCGAGCATCGGCATCACGAGTTCGATTTCCACAGGCGGTCTCCTCGGGCTTGAGCGCGGAGACGTTATCGCACATGCGCGTGGCGGACTACGCTGCGCTTTTCCGCCCTACGAGACTCCCGTCCGACCTCGGGCCGTGTCGCCCGCGAAAAATAGCCTTTGTGATCCTCTGCCGCCTGTCGGTTTGGAATCGCCACCCATATGACGGGGGCGCCCCCGGGCGTTGTCTACGAACAGCAGAACAAAGGCCGTGATGACACTCCAGACAGGCGTCGCCTCGGCACAGCAGGCCTCCCTCACCGCAACGGAAAGGCCCGCCATGCCAAGTCCCCGCATTTATGCCGTTCATCCGCTGCTTGCGGGGCCGCTCAAGACGTGGGGTCCCTGGTTGGACCGGGCGGCCGCACTCGGTTTCACCCATATCCTCACCGCCCCTGTTTTCGCGGGGCCATCGGTGCTGCTGCCCGCCGATTTCGACCGCCCGCATCCGGCCCTCGGCTGGGACGGGCCGGCGACCGAGGCCCTGCATTTCCTGGCCGGCGCCTGCCGCGCACGGGGCTTGACCCCGCTGATGGAGGTCGGGCTGTCAGCGGTCGCCTCCGGCGGCCGCATCGCCCAGCAGAACGGCTCCCTGTTTCGCGCATCGGAGTCTGAGCGGTCCCTTGACCCGCGCCGCTACGGCGCGGAGGCGGACGCCGCGCTTGCGCGCTGGGATGACGGGGCGGAGGCTCTGGCGGGTTTCTGGTCTCACCAAATCAGCGCCTGGGATAACGCCGGCATCGCGGGCTACAGCCTCGACCTGACCGGAATCCCGCCGGCCATGCTCGCGCCCCTGATCGGGCGCTTGCGCAGCGAAACTCCGTCCCATCTGCTGGGCTGGACGCCTGGCCTGCCGCGCGAGGCGCTGTCGGCCCTCAAGGGCACGGGCCTGGACTATGTTTTTTCGTCTCTCCCTTGGTGGGACTTCAAGTCCGACTGGCTATGGGCCGAGGCCGAAGCCCTGCGCCAAATCGCGCCCGCCATCGCTCTGGTCGAAGAGCCCTTCGGCGCGCGCCTGGCCGGCCATGTGAGTGACATGACACGCTTGGCGGCGACCCAACGCCGCCTGCTGCGGTTCGCAGCCGCCTTCGGCGATGGAATGCTCATGCCCATGGGCTTCGAGGCGAGTGCCGCCCAGGCGATGGACCCCCGGCGCGACATTCCGGCTGTTCTTCCGCTGGATGCGTCGCTGGCGCAGGAGATCAAGGCCGCCAACCAGCCGCGCCTGTCTGGGACCCCACGTCTGCTGAGCAGCCCGGATGCCGTATCGCTGGCCTTCATCCGCAGCGAGGCCGATCTGCGCTACGCCGAGGACGCGACCCTCACGGTGGTCAACACCGACCTTGGCCGGGGCCAAGCAGTCGTGCTCGGGTCATTCCTTGCCTCCATCGGTGGCCGCTTCGTGGCGGAGGGCTTGAGCCCTGACTCCCCTCTCGCCCTCGATCCGGGTGAGCTGCGCATGATTGCCCTCAAGGCTCAGGCAATCCGCCTGTCTGAGCGGCCGCCGCTTGCGGAGTCCGGCAGGATCGCGGCCGAAGAACACCGTCGCATCGGCATCGAGGCCGTGTCCCCCACCGTGGATGACGGCCGTTTCCCCGCCAAGCGCATCGCCGGTGAGACGGTCACTGTCGAAGCCGACATCGTCTGTGACGGGCATGACCAGCTCGGCGTGGTGCTGATGTGGCGATTGGTCGGTGAATGCGACTGGAGCGAGGCGCGGATGCGCCTGCTCGGCAATGACCGCTGGCAGGCGGTTTTCCCGCTTCAGCAGGTCGGGCTGCACGAATTCGCGGTCGAGGCCTGGCGCGATGCCTATGCGACCTTCAGGGACGAACTGTCCAAGAAGCATAACGCGGGCGTGGATGTGCGGGTCGAGATGATCGAGGGCCAGCATCTGATCGAGATGGCGGGCGCGCCGCTCGCCTCCGTCGCCCGGGCCTTTACGCAGGGGGATAATGCGGAGCGGATTGCGCTGCTTCTCTCTGCCGATGTCGCGGCGGCGATGGCCCGTGCCGACACGCGGCCCTTCGCCGTGCGGTCTGCCACCTTCCCGGTCGATGCCGATCGTGCCGAGGCGCGCTTCGCGAATTGGTATGAAATCTTCCCGCGCTCGATGAGCGACGACCCGACGCGTCACGGCACCTTCGCGGATGTCGAGCGGCATTTGCCGCGTATCCGCGACATGGGTTTCGACGTGCTCTATTTTCCGCCAATCCACCCGATCGGCCGCAGCAATCGCAAGGGGCCGAACAATACGCTGGATGCCGGCGCGAATGATCCGGGCAGCCCCTATGCCATCGGCAGCGCCGACGGCGGGCATGACGCGATACACCCGGAACTTGGCAGCCTCGCGGACTTCCAGCATATGCGGCAAGCGGCGGCGGCGCATGGCATGGAACTCGCCCTCGATTTCGCCATCCAGTGCTCGCCTGATCACCCGTGGTTGAGTGAGCATAAGCGTTGGTTCGCCTGGCGTCCGGACGGCACTATCAAATATGCCGAGAATCCGCCGAAGAAATACCAGGACATCGTCAATGTCGATTTCTATGCGGAAGAGGCGGTGCCCGATCTTTGGGTCGCGCTGGCCAATGTCGTCATGTTCTGGGCGGAGCAGGGCATTCGCATCTTCCGTGTCGATAATCCGCACACCAAGCCTTTTCCGTTTTGGGAATGGCTGATTGCCGAGGTGCGCGCCAAATATCCCGGCACGCAATTCTTGGCGGAAGCCTTCACGCGGCCGAAGATCATGAACCGCCTCGGCAAGGTCGGCTTCACACAATCCTATACCTATTTCACTTGGCGCAATTCGCGGGCCGAGTTGGAGGAGTATCTGACGACCCTGACGACGGAGCCGGTATCCGATTTCTTCCGGCCGAACTTCTTCGTCAATACGCCCGACATCAACCCGGTCTTCCTACAAACCTCGGGTCGCGCCGGGCATCTGCTGCGGGCCGCGCTCGCAGCGACGCTGTCAGGTCTTTGGGGTGTCTATTCCGGCTTCGAGCTATGTGACGCAACGCCCCTGCCGGGGCGCGAGGAATACCTCGACTCCGAAAAATACCAGATTCGCGCTTGGGATTGGAACCGTCCCGGCAATATCGTCAATGAGATCACGATGCTAAATCGCATTCGTCGCCAGAATCCGGCGCTTCAAACGCATCTCGGCATCACCTTCCTGCCGTCCAGCAACGCGCAGGTCATGATCTATGAAAAGGCAACACCCGATCGCTCCAATGTCGTCATTGTCGCGGCCAACCTCGATCCTCACGCCTACCAGTCTACGGCCTTCGAACTGCCGCTGTACAAGTGGTCGATCCCGGATCAGGGCCGGATCGGCGCAGCCGACCTTGTCACTGGTGAGCGGTTCACCTGGACCGGCAAGTGGCAGCGCGTGAACCTCGACCCCTCTTTTCCTTTCGCCCTATGGCGCGTTCAGCCGGAGATCGTTTAAGCGTGGATACTGTCACACATCTGCCCCCCGCCCACGAAGATCCGCTTTGGTACAAAGACGCCGTCATCTATCAAGTCCATATCAAGTCCTTTTTCGACGCCAATAATGATGGCGTCGGTGATTTTCCGGGCCTGCTGCAAAAGCTGGACTATGTCGCGGAACTCGGCGTCACCGCGATCTGGCTTTTGCCCTTCTATCCCTCGCCCCGCCGTGACGATGGCTATGACATCGCCGACTACCGCAATGTGCATGCCGATTACGGCACGCTGGATGACGTGAAGCGCTTCATCGAGGCAGCGCATGCGCGTGGCCTGCGGGTGATCACTGAACTCGTCATCAACCACACCAGCGATCAGCATCCGTGGTTCCAGGCCGCGCGCGCTGCACCGATTGGATCACCGGAGCGGGACTTCTATGTCTGGTCCGATACCGACACGAAATACGCGGGCACGCGGGTTATTTTCGTCGATACCGAAAAGAGCAACTGGACCTGGGATGATAAAGCCCAAGCCTATTACTGGCACCGGTTCTATTCCCATCAGCCGGATCTGAACTTCGACAATCCGGCGGTGATCGAGGAAGTGCTGTCGGTGATGCGCTTCTGGATCGATATGGGCATCGACGGCCTTCGCTTGGATGCCGTGCCTTATCTGGTGGAGCGCGAGGGCACGAATAACGAAAACCTCGCCGAGACCCATGCGATTCTGAAAACGATCCGCAAGGCGCTGGATGCCCATGCACCGGGGCGCATGCTGCTGGCCGAAGCCAATCAATGGCCCGAGGATGCGCAGATCTATTTCGGCGATGGCGACGAATGCCATATGTCCTTCAATTTCCCCCTGATGCCGCGCATGTATATGGCGATCGCGCGCGAAGACCGTTTCCCGATTACCGATATCATGCGGCAGACGCCCGAAATTCCAGAGAATTGCCAATGGGCAATTTTCCTTCGCAACCATGACGAACTTACCCTCGAGATGGTCACGGATACCGAGCGTGATTATCTATGGGAGACCTATGCTCGCGATCGGCGCGCGCGCATCAATCTCGGGATCAGGCGCAGACTGGCGCCGCTGTTGGAGCGCGACCGTCGGCGTATCGAGTTGATGAACGGGTTGCTGCTGTCGCTGCCTGGGACGCCGGTGATTTATTACGGTGATGAAATCGGCATGGGTGACAATATCCATCTCGGCGACCGCGATGGCGTGCGCACGCCGATGCAGTGGTCCTACGATCGCAATGGTGGCTTTTCACGGGCCGATCCGGCGTCGCTCGTGCTACCCGCGATCATGGATCCGCTCTATGGATTCCAGGCGCTGAATGTCGAGGCGCAGGAAACCGACCAGCATTCCTTGCTGCATTGGACCCGGCGCATGCTGGCGGTGCGCAAAAGCCACCCCGCCTTCGGGCGCGGAACGCTGAAATTCCTCTATCCCGGCAATCGCAAAATCTTCGCTTACCTGCGCGAAATCGGCGGTGACGCTCCGGAAACCGTGCTTTGCGTCTGCAACCTGTCGCGCACCGCGCAGGCGGTGGAGCTTGATCTCTCATCCTATGTCGGCCGCACCCCCGTGGATATCGTCGGTGGGTCGGTATTTCCGCCGATCGGGCAGCTCACCTATTTGCTGACGCTCGCCCCCTATGGCGCCTTTTGGTTCTTGCTGACGGAGGAGACGACCTTGCCGGTCTGGCACACGCCCGCATCCGAACCCTTGCCGGAATTCCCGACCATCGTCATTCGCGGCGGCATCGGGGAGGCGCTGAAACTGCCCGGCCTGAACATCCTGCAAACCGAGTCGCTTCCCGCCTATATCCCCAAGCGACGGTGGTTCGCCAATAAGGGGCAGGCGATCGATGGGCTGTCTGTGGCCTATGCCGTGCCGCTGCCGGGTGCTGCCGATGTGCTGCTCGCGGAAGTGGAAACCAAGCAGGGCGATCAGACAGACCGTTACGTGCTGCCGCTGGCCATCGCCTGGGAAGGTGACACGACCGTGCCGTTGGCACAGCAACTGGCACTGGCCCGCGTGCGACAGGTGCGCCGCGTGGGCTGGATCACGGACGGCTTCGCGATCGACGAGTTTGCTCTCGCAACGCTGAACAATCTCATTGCAGGCGGGTCCGTGCCCCTGCCGCACGGCGGCGAGATTCGCTTCATCCCGACCTCGATCGCGTCCTCCGTGCATTTGGCGGCCCATCCGGAAGTGCGGCGGTTCGGGGCCGAGCAATCCAACAGTTCCTTGGTCGTGGGCGAGGCTGTGGTATTGAAGATCCTGCGCCATGTCAGCCAAGGCATCCATCCCGAAGGCGAGATGACGCGGTATCTCACCGAACGCGGCTTCGGCAACACCGCGCCGCTGGTCGGCGAAGTGGTGCGCATCGATGCCGACGGCACACCCAATACCATCATGATCGCGCAGAATTTCGTGCGCAATCAGGGTGATGCCTGGACCTGGACGCTCGATTTCCTGGCCCGCGCGGTGGCGGAGATCGCGGTCGTCGGGCCTGCGGATCCGACGAAGGATGATCCCTTCTCGACCTATACCGGCTTTGCGATGGCCATGGGCCTGCGGCTGGGTGAATTGCATGCCGTGCTCTCTTTGCCGACCGACAATGCAGACTTCGCGCCGGAAGTCGCTAATGATGCGATTGTGGCAGATTGGGCGGCCTCGGCCATCGAACAGGTGAAGCTCGCCTATGGTCTTTTGGCCGGCAAGCAAGATTGGCCTGATACGGAGAGTGAGGCGCTGGCGGCCTCGCTGTTGGAACAGTCTGATGCGCTCGAAAGCGCGCTCGTCCGGCTCGCAGGCGAGGGGCGTGGCGCGCTGCGCACCCGGGTCCATGGGGACTTCCACCTCGGCCAGATTCTGGTCGTGCAGGACGATGCCTATATCATCGACTTCGAAGGCGAGCCCGCGCGGCCGCTGGAGCAGCGCCGCATGAAGTCCAGCGGGCTGCGCGATGTCGCTGGCGTGCTGCGTAGCTTTGACTATGCAACGGCGGCGGCCGAGGCCGCTCCGGGTCGGGTCGCCCTCTCCCCGCAGGCGGCGGAGCGGCATCTGATTTTGCTTGAGCAGTTCAACACGCGGGCTAAGGCCGCCTTCCTGGGCGCTTATTCGACAGCCCTTGAAGCCGCCGCGCATCCTTGGATTTCCAAGGCGGCGGAGGCACCGCTGCTCGATCTGTTCCTCATCGAAAAGGCGGCCTACGAAATCCGCTATGAGATTGCAAACCGGCCGACCTGGCTGCGCATTCCGCTGCGCGGATTGCATGACATCGTGACGCGCGTTCTGACGGCTGGAGAAGATGCATGAACGACGTGATCCAGACGGCACATGCGGGCCTGCCGGACTTCGCCGCCGTCGATGCCATTGTGAATGCGCGGCATGGCGATCCCTTTTCCATTCTCGGTCCGCATGACTGCGAGGGCGGCTGTGCGGTGCGGACCTTCCAGCCTGGTGCGACTTCGGTCGAGGTGATCGACGCCGGAGGCGAGCGCCTTCTCGCCAAGCTCGACTGCATCGACGCGGCCGGATTCTGGAACGGCGTCATGCCGGCACGCATGCCGTATCTGCTGCGGATCACGACGAGGGACGCGGTGCGTGTCACGGAAGATCCTTATGCCTTCGGCCCGTCCCTCGGCGAAGTTGATATTCATCTGCTCGCGGAAGGGCGGCATCGGGAACTGGGTGCCAAGTTGGGTGCGCATCTCGTCACGCAAAGCGGTGTGCCCGGCACGCGCTTCGCCGTTTGGGCGCCGAATGCGCGGCGCGTTTCCGTTGTCGGTAGCTTCAACGGATGGGACGGCCGCTGCCATCCGATGCGCAAACAAACGGGCGCCGGCATCTGGGAGATGTTCATCCCCCGCATCGGCGCCGGCACGCTCTATAAATACGAACTGACGGGGCCAGACGGATCGGTTTTGCCCTTGAAGGCGGATCCGGTGGCGGCGGCGGCGCAGAAGCCGCCAGAGACCGCGTCCATCGTCGTCGATGAGCGTTTGCGCTGGACCGATGAGGCTTGGCTCGCGCGGCGCACAGAGACCGGTCTGCCCAATGCGCCGATTTCGATCTATGAGATGCATGCGGCGTCCTGGCTGCCGGAGAGCGACGACACCGCCGATGTCTGGACGCAGCTTTCCGAAAAGCTCGTGCCTTATGTGAAGGCGATGGGCTTTACGCATATCGAGTTCATGCCAATCATGGAGCATCCCTTCGGCGGCAGTTGGGGCTACCAACCGCTCGGCCAGTTCGCGCCGAGCGCGCGCCTGGGGTCGCCCGAGAATTTCGGCAAGCTGATCGATCGCTGCCATGAGGCCGGCATTGGCGTTATTCTCGATTGGGTGCCGGCGCATTTCCCGACCGATGCCCATGGCCTCGCCCGCTTTGATGGCACGGCGCTGTATGAGCATGCCGATCCGAAGGAAGGATTCCATCAAGACTGGAACACCTATATCTTCAATCTAGGCCGCAATGAAGTGCGCGGCTTCCTGATCGGAAGCGCGCTGCATTGGCTGGAGCATTACCATGTCGACGGTCTTCGCATGGATGCCGTCGCTTCGATGCTCTACCGCGATTACAGCCGCAAGCAGGGCCAGTGGGTGCCGAACCAATATGGCGGACGTGAGAACCTGGAATCAGTGTCCTTCATCCAGGAACTGTCACGCGAAATGCGTAGCCGCTGCCCGGGCACTTTGCTGATCGCCGAGGAAAGCACGTCCTGGCCCGGCGTCAGCCATCCGGTCGAGAACGGTGGTCTGGGCTTCGACTATAAGTGGAACATGGGCTGGATGCATGACAGCCTGGGCTACATGGAGGAGGCCAGCATCAATCGCCGCTGGCATCATGACAGCCTGACTTTCGGCCTCGTCTATGCCTTTTCCGAGAAGTTCGTGCTGCCACTGTCGCATGATGAGGTCGTCTACGGCAAAGGCTCGCTCATCAACAAAATGCCCGGGGATCGCTGGCAGAAATTCGCCAATCTGCGCGCCTATTTCGGCTTCATGTGGACCCATCCTGGCAAGAAGCTGATGTTCATGGGCGGCGAAATCGCGCAGGAGCGCGAATGGAACCACGATCGTCCCTTGGATTGGTGGGTGCTGGATCAAGATGATCACGCCGGCGTTCACCGCCTGATGCGCGACCTCAATCTTCTGTATCGCGACCATGCGGCGCTGCATCGGCATGATTGCGATCCGTCGGGCTTCCGTTGGGTGGTGCTGCATGACCGCGAGCAAAGCGTTTTCGCCTATTTGCGTCAGGGTGACGAGGGCGATGCGCCGATGCTGGTCGTGTGCAATTTCACGCCCGTACCGCGCTATGGCTATCGCCTTGGCGTGCCGCGCTCCGGCGTATGGCACGAGGTGCTGAACACGGACGCCCTGAATTATGGCGGATCGAATGTCGGCAATGGCGGATCTGTTTCCGCCGAGGACACGCCCTGGGGCGAGTTCCCGTGCTCGGTGTCGCTCGTTCTTCCGCCGCTATCGACGGTCGTCTTCAAGGCGGGTTGATCATCATCGTCATCCGCGCATCACGTGCGCGGATGACGGCTCTCTTCGAAGCAGTTACGGCGCGGGTGCCGTCGTCTGAGTCGTTGTGGTGCTGGAGGTTGCCGGGCTGAACAAGGTCGGCGGCGTTGTGGTCGTGGTCTTTTCAGTCGTGGTCGTGCTGGAGGCGCTGTTGTCGGGCGGTGCCGAGAAGACGCATCCGCCCAATGCCAAAGTGCCGCCAAGAAGCGAAAGACCCAGGGCGAGGCGCGTGCCGAATTTATGGCTGATCATCATCATTCTCCAGTGGAAAGGGTTATTGGCCGACGGTGGTCGTCGTCGTCTTTTCGGTCGTCGTGACAGTCGGTGGGGGCGGCGGCGGCTGCACAACCGTCGTGGTCGAGCTTTGCGAGACGGTGCCATTCGCGTTCCCGTAGGTCGTCTGCTGGGAAGTTGACGTGTCACCGGCGCCGTCATCGGTCTTCTTGATCGTCGTCGTGCTCAGTGTCCCGGACGGCGGCGGTACCGGGGCGGGCACAGCCGTCGTGGTGGTGGACTGATAGGTCGTCTGCGCCATCGCGGCACCGGTCATCAGACCGAAGGCGACAGCCGTGGGCAGAAGGTATTTGCGTATCATGGTGTCTCCCATTGTCAGTGGAGGTCGATTGACCTCGAGACCGGAAACACAAGTGTAGCCAGGCGTCGTTTCTTCAAGGGACCAGTGTTAAATGAAGTTTCGTCGGGGCTGTGTAATTACGGCCCAAATGAGGCATTGTAACGAGCCACCGTCTTCTTGCTCCCCGCCTTCACCAATCCGCTATAGGCGTCGTTGACTGTTGTGAAGACACGAGGATCGGCTGACAGGTCGTCACCGAAGATGCGCCGCTGATCAAGGATGCCGCGGAGATCGAGAGCCGCGAGTGTGTCCGCCATCGGGTCCCGCACGTCGATCGTCCCGCCGTTTTCGTCGGTGCCGCCGACATAACGCGCCCAACCGGCGATCACGAGCGCGAGAGCATCGATCGGCAAGTCGCGCGACAGCCTTTCGCGCAGCGTGCCGAGAAGCCGCTGCGGCAGCTTCTGCGACCCATCCATAGCAATCTGCCAGGTGCGATGACGGATCGCCGGATTGCTGAAGCGGGCCTGTAGGGCCGCGACATAGGCGAGCAG
This window encodes:
- a CDS encoding maltotransferase domain-containing protein, whose product is MTLQTGVASAQQASLTATERPAMPSPRIYAVHPLLAGPLKTWGPWLDRAAALGFTHILTAPVFAGPSVLLPADFDRPHPALGWDGPATEALHFLAGACRARGLTPLMEVGLSAVASGGRIAQQNGSLFRASESERSLDPRRYGAEADAALARWDDGAEALAGFWSHQISAWDNAGIAGYSLDLTGIPPAMLAPLIGRLRSETPSHLLGWTPGLPREALSALKGTGLDYVFSSLPWWDFKSDWLWAEAEALRQIAPAIALVEEPFGARLAGHVSDMTRLAATQRRLLRFAAAFGDGMLMPMGFEASAAQAMDPRRDIPAVLPLDASLAQEIKAANQPRLSGTPRLLSSPDAVSLAFIRSEADLRYAEDATLTVVNTDLGRGQAVVLGSFLASIGGRFVAEGLSPDSPLALDPGELRMIALKAQAIRLSERPPLAESGRIAAEEHRRIGIEAVSPTVDDGRFPAKRIAGETVTVEADIVCDGHDQLGVVLMWRLVGECDWSEARMRLLGNDRWQAVFPLQQVGLHEFAVEAWRDAYATFRDELSKKHNAGVDVRVEMIEGQHLIEMAGAPLASVARAFTQGDNAERIALLLSADVAAAMARADTRPFAVRSATFPVDADRAEARFANWYEIFPRSMSDDPTRHGTFADVERHLPRIRDMGFDVLYFPPIHPIGRSNRKGPNNTLDAGANDPGSPYAIGSADGGHDAIHPELGSLADFQHMRQAAAAHGMELALDFAIQCSPDHPWLSEHKRWFAWRPDGTIKYAENPPKKYQDIVNVDFYAEEAVPDLWVALANVVMFWAEQGIRIFRVDNPHTKPFPFWEWLIAEVRAKYPGTQFLAEAFTRPKIMNRLGKVGFTQSYTYFTWRNSRAELEEYLTTLTTEPVSDFFRPNFFVNTPDINPVFLQTSGRAGHLLRAALAATLSGLWGVYSGFELCDATPLPGREEYLDSEKYQIRAWDWNRPGNIVNEITMLNRIRRQNPALQTHLGITFLPSSNAQVMIYEKATPDRSNVVIVAANLDPHAYQSTAFELPLYKWSIPDQGRIGAADLVTGERFTWTGKWQRVNLDPSFPFALWRVQPEIV
- the edd gene encoding phosphogluconate dehydratase → MADRHPRIASVTDRVRARSAQSRAAYLARTQRSADAFPARAGLSCANLAHAYAPMTAGEKLKLASGAAPNIGIITSYNDMLSAHQPYEQYPDIIRAAARAAGGLAQVAGATPAMCDGVTQGNPGMEMSLFSRDIIAMSAAIGLSHNVYDAALMLGICDKIVPGLVIGALQFGHLPTIFVPAGPMTSGISNAEKAKTRQQYALGECGRDKLLESEMKAYHGPGTCTFYGTANSNQMLMEVMGLHLPGAAFVHPNTPLRDALTAAAAKRVLEITARGNDFTPIAEVVDEKAVINGIVALMATGGSTNHTIHLVAMARAAGIVITWDDFDDISAVTPLLARIYPNGKADVNHFHAAGGMAFLIGELLDAGLLHEDVTTVAGGGLSAYRQEPALVDGALVWRDGLAESGDASVLTRAARPFSADGGLRLMQGNLGRGVIKISAVAPEHRHVRAPAIVFDTQEEVAAAHKRGELQRDFVCVVRHQGPRANGMPELHRLTPVLGALQDQGFHVALVTDGRMSGASGKVPMVIHLSPEVMMGGPVGRVRTGDIVTLDAEAGTLMAEVSDAEWTAREITIAPHDPLAESMGRGLFEGMRARALTAEEGA
- the treS gene encoding maltose alpha-D-glucosyltransferase, which translates into the protein MDTVTHLPPAHEDPLWYKDAVIYQVHIKSFFDANNDGVGDFPGLLQKLDYVAELGVTAIWLLPFYPSPRRDDGYDIADYRNVHADYGTLDDVKRFIEAAHARGLRVITELVINHTSDQHPWFQAARAAPIGSPERDFYVWSDTDTKYAGTRVIFVDTEKSNWTWDDKAQAYYWHRFYSHQPDLNFDNPAVIEEVLSVMRFWIDMGIDGLRLDAVPYLVEREGTNNENLAETHAILKTIRKALDAHAPGRMLLAEANQWPEDAQIYFGDGDECHMSFNFPLMPRMYMAIAREDRFPITDIMRQTPEIPENCQWAIFLRNHDELTLEMVTDTERDYLWETYARDRRARINLGIRRRLAPLLERDRRRIELMNGLLLSLPGTPVIYYGDEIGMGDNIHLGDRDGVRTPMQWSYDRNGGFSRADPASLVLPAIMDPLYGFQALNVEAQETDQHSLLHWTRRMLAVRKSHPAFGRGTLKFLYPGNRKIFAYLREIGGDAPETVLCVCNLSRTAQAVELDLSSYVGRTPVDIVGGSVFPPIGQLTYLLTLAPYGAFWFLLTEETTLPVWHTPASEPLPEFPTIVIRGGIGEALKLPGLNILQTESLPAYIPKRRWFANKGQAIDGLSVAYAVPLPGAADVLLAEVETKQGDQTDRYVLPLAIAWEGDTTVPLAQQLALARVRQVRRVGWITDGFAIDEFALATLNNLIAGGSVPLPHGGEIRFIPTSIASSVHLAAHPEVRRFGAEQSNSSLVVGEAVVLKILRHVSQGIHPEGEMTRYLTERGFGNTAPLVGEVVRIDADGTPNTIMIAQNFVRNQGDAWTWTLDFLARAVAEIAVVGPADPTKDDPFSTYTGFAMAMGLRLGELHAVLSLPTDNADFAPEVANDAIVADWAASAIEQVKLAYGLLAGKQDWPDTESEALAASLLEQSDALESALVRLAGEGRGALRTRVHGDFHLGQILVVQDDAYIIDFEGEPARPLEQRRMKSSGLRDVAGVLRSFDYATAAAEAAPGRVALSPQAAERHLILLEQFNTRAKAAFLGAYSTALEAAAHPWISKAAEAPLLDLFLIEKAAYEIRYEIANRPTWLRIPLRGLHDIVTRVLTAGEDA
- a CDS encoding biotin/lipoyl-containing protein, with product MEIELVMPMLGEDVIEGQMRTWVKSEGDSVIEGEVVAVISTPKLDMDLESPATGVLQTIVVDEDEVAAVGATLAIIDTDEDEDGEDDDDEADEDEEKDA